One window of Brevibacillus choshinensis genomic DNA carries:
- a CDS encoding dipicolinate synthase subunit B, which yields MSKLQGKTIGFGLSGSHCTFEETMPQIKRFVDAGARVIPIVSNTIMTTDTRFGTSLGWQQQIKELTGEELISTIPQAEPLGPSKLLDVMLIAPCTGSTTSRLANAITDSAVLMAAKATMRNLRPLVIAISTNDGLGLNAANIAKLLAAKNIYFVPFGQDAPDKKPNSLVARMDLLLETCEASLEGRQLQPLLIERFND from the coding sequence ATGAGTAAACTGCAAGGGAAAACGATCGGTTTTGGTTTGTCAGGTTCACATTGTACATTTGAGGAGACTATGCCACAAATCAAAAGGTTTGTGGATGCGGGAGCACGTGTGATCCCGATCGTATCGAATACAATCATGACAACGGATACGCGTTTCGGGACGTCTCTCGGCTGGCAACAGCAGATCAAGGAGCTTACAGGAGAAGAGTTGATTTCAACGATTCCCCAGGCTGAGCCGCTAGGTCCATCCAAACTATTGGACGTGATGCTCATTGCTCCCTGCACAGGTAGTACGACAAGCCGTTTGGCAAATGCCATTACGGACAGTGCCGTGCTGATGGCTGCAAAGGCAACCATGCGCAATCTGCGTCCACTGGTGATCGCGATATCCACAAACGATGGTCTGGGATTAAATGCTGCCAATATTGCCAAGCTGTTGGCTGCGAAAAACATCTATTTCGTCCCGTTCGGACAGGATGCTCCGGATAAAAAGCCTAATTCGCTTGTTGCACGCATGGACTTACTATTGGAGACATGCGAAGCTTCCTTGGAAGGTCGACAATTGCAACCCTTGCTCATCGAAAGATTCAACGATTAA
- a CDS encoding aspartate-semialdehyde dehydrogenase, producing the protein MANQLTYNVAVVGATGAVGQQMIRLLEERNFPIKELKLLASGRSAGKKVTFKGQEIVLEEATPESFAGIDFALFSAGGGISKELAPHAVRHGAVVIDNTSAFRMDPEVPLVVPEVNMEAALANNGIIANPNCSTIQMVAALKPLYDRFGIDRIIVSTYQAVSGAGQSAINELQTQSRDILDGKEPECNVLPVGKLPVHHQIAYNAIPQIDVFTDNGFTYEEMKMVNETKKIFGDDTVLVSATCVRIPVVYGHSESVYVELKQDFDLEEVKSLLESAPGVVLVDVPEEQRYPLATDATGKLDVFVGRVRRDLHHPRGLHMWIVSDNLLKGAAWNTVQIAEELIKARA; encoded by the coding sequence ATGGCTAACCAACTGACTTACAACGTCGCTGTGGTAGGCGCAACTGGCGCAGTCGGACAACAAATGATTCGACTTTTGGAAGAGCGCAATTTTCCCATCAAAGAGCTCAAGCTACTAGCTTCCGGACGTTCTGCAGGCAAGAAAGTAACGTTTAAAGGACAGGAAATTGTTCTGGAAGAAGCTACGCCAGAGAGCTTTGCAGGTATTGACTTCGCTTTGTTTAGTGCAGGTGGAGGGATTAGTAAAGAATTGGCTCCCCATGCTGTGCGGCACGGTGCTGTCGTGATTGACAACACAAGTGCATTCCGGATGGACCCGGAAGTTCCTTTGGTCGTTCCGGAAGTAAACATGGAAGCTGCGCTCGCAAATAACGGAATCATTGCGAATCCGAATTGCTCCACGATTCAGATGGTAGCCGCTCTGAAACCCTTGTATGATCGTTTTGGCATAGACCGCATTATCGTATCGACATATCAAGCTGTTTCAGGGGCAGGACAATCCGCAATCAACGAGCTTCAAACGCAAAGCCGTGATATTCTGGATGGCAAGGAGCCGGAGTGCAACGTGCTTCCGGTTGGTAAGCTGCCGGTTCATCATCAAATTGCGTACAATGCGATTCCGCAAATTGATGTATTCACGGATAACGGCTTTACTTATGAAGAAATGAAGATGGTGAACGAGACCAAGAAAATCTTCGGTGATGACACAGTATTGGTATCTGCTACATGCGTTCGCATTCCGGTCGTTTACGGGCATAGCGAATCCGTATACGTAGAACTGAAGCAGGACTTTGATCTGGAAGAAGTGAAGTCACTGCTGGAAAGCGCTCCAGGAGTCGTTCTGGTAGACGTACCGGAAGAGCAACGCTATCCGCTTGCTACCGATGCTACAGGCAAACTGGATGTATTTGTTGGCCGTGTGCGTCGTGATCTCCATCATCCTCGCGGGCTGCATATGTGGATCGTTTCTGACAACCTTCTCAAAGGTGCGGCATGGAATACGGTGCAAATCGCTGAAGAACTCATCAAAGCAAGAGCATAG
- the dapG gene encoding aspartate kinase yields MKILVQKFGGSSLTTEDCRIRAIYHMEKAIDEGYALVVVVSAMGRKGDPYATDTLLQLVRNNGNQLPSREMDMLMHTGEIISATIMCSMLNARGIKATILTGGQANIVTSDDFTNAQILTIDPARIHKELEAGNVVIVPGFQGRTAEWEITTLGRGGSDTTATALGVALQAEMVDIFTDVEGIMTADPRIVEEAQPLAMVTYTEICNMAHLGAKVIHPRAVEIAMQANVPIRVRSTFSDDPGTLVTTMLEIGKMGYTVLDRVVMGIAHVPNITQVKVANKEGHYDTQLQVFKTMATNSISVDFINVNPLGVAYTVHDEMGEKAARLLTEMGYEPQLLPHCAKVSVIGAGMTGVPGVMAQIVEALTQEDIQILQSADSHTTIWVLVHEMDMVRAVRALHQQFNLHAHHM; encoded by the coding sequence GTGAAGATTCTCGTCCAAAAGTTCGGTGGTTCTTCCTTGACGACGGAAGATTGCCGGATTAGGGCAATCTACCATATGGAAAAAGCGATCGACGAAGGCTACGCCCTCGTCGTTGTCGTATCGGCGATGGGACGCAAAGGTGATCCCTATGCAACCGATACACTTTTGCAGTTGGTTCGCAATAATGGGAACCAACTGCCAAGTCGGGAAATGGATATGCTGATGCATACGGGGGAAATCATTTCGGCTACGATCATGTGCAGCATGTTAAATGCGCGCGGGATCAAAGCGACGATTCTCACAGGTGGTCAAGCGAATATCGTAACCAGTGACGATTTTACCAACGCCCAGATTTTAACGATCGACCCTGCTCGCATCCATAAAGAACTGGAGGCGGGCAATGTCGTGATCGTTCCAGGTTTTCAGGGGCGGACAGCAGAATGGGAAATCACGACGCTGGGACGCGGTGGAAGCGATACGACTGCCACAGCATTGGGAGTCGCTCTGCAAGCGGAAATGGTGGACATTTTCACGGACGTGGAAGGGATCATGACAGCGGACCCACGGATCGTCGAAGAAGCACAGCCTCTGGCCATGGTGACCTATACCGAGATTTGCAATATGGCTCATTTAGGAGCCAAAGTGATTCATCCACGGGCCGTGGAGATCGCCATGCAGGCAAACGTGCCAATTCGCGTGCGCTCCACGTTTTCGGACGACCCTGGGACATTGGTTACGACCATGCTGGAAATCGGCAAGATGGGTTATACTGTTCTCGATCGGGTCGTCATGGGAATTGCCCATGTTCCGAACATTACGCAGGTGAAGGTCGCAAATAAAGAAGGGCATTACGATACTCAATTACAAGTGTTCAAAACAATGGCTACGAACAGCATCAGCGTAGACTTTATCAATGTCAATCCACTAGGGGTTGCATACACCGTCCACGATGAGATGGGAGAAAAAGCGGCCCGCCTGTTGACGGAAATGGGCTATGAACCCCAGCTGTTACCGCATTGTGCGAAAGTATCTGTAATTGGGGCAGGAATGACCGGAGTACCTGGAGTAATGGCACAAATTGTAGAAGCTCTGACGCAAGAAGACATCCAAATCCTGCAATCAGCAGACTCCCATACGACTATATGGGTGCTCGTGCACGAAATGGATATGGTCAGAGCAGTTCGAGCACTCCACCAACAATTCAATCTGCATGCACATCATATGTAA
- the dapA gene encoding 4-hydroxy-tetrahydrodipicolinate synthase, which yields MARFGRLVTAMVTPFNERLEIDYGKTEHLIDHLLATGSEGIVISGTTGESPTLSRAEKLDLFKHVVAYAKGKCHIIAGTGSNDTASSIEFTQAVQSIGVDAVMVVAPYYSRPSQEGLYGHFKSLAEASELPVMLYNVPGRSAVNMTAETTLRLAQLPNVVCIKEASGNLSQMAKIIEHAPEGFELYSGDDSLTLPTLAIGGVGIVSVASHIIGSQMTEMIHAFLHGDHTTAASVHRKLMPVFDGLFAYPSPGPTKVALEKLGVKVGGVRLPLVELNEQEKAFVHSLLV from the coding sequence GTGGCACGTTTTGGCCGATTGGTTACCGCAATGGTGACTCCGTTCAATGAAAGACTGGAGATTGATTACGGGAAAACAGAGCACCTCATCGACCATTTGCTGGCGACGGGGAGCGAAGGGATCGTAATTAGCGGAACGACAGGCGAGTCACCCACTCTGTCTCGCGCAGAAAAATTGGATTTGTTCAAGCACGTAGTTGCTTATGCAAAAGGCAAGTGCCATATCATCGCAGGTACGGGCAGCAACGATACGGCATCCAGCATCGAATTTACACAGGCTGTTCAATCGATCGGCGTAGATGCTGTCATGGTGGTTGCACCTTACTATAGCCGACCTTCACAAGAAGGACTCTATGGTCACTTCAAGTCCTTGGCGGAAGCATCTGAGCTCCCCGTTATGCTGTACAATGTACCAGGGAGATCCGCAGTGAACATGACGGCAGAGACCACATTGCGTCTCGCACAATTGCCGAATGTTGTGTGCATCAAAGAAGCTTCCGGCAACCTCTCTCAAATGGCAAAAATCATCGAACACGCGCCAGAAGGATTTGAGCTGTATAGCGGTGATGACAGTTTGACCTTGCCTACGCTCGCGATTGGTGGCGTAGGGATCGTCAGTGTTGCCAGCCATATCATCGGTAGTCAAATGACGGAGATGATACACGCGTTTTTACATGGTGACCACACCACTGCAGCTAGCGTGCATCGCAAGTTGATGCCAGTGTTTGATGGGTTGTTTGCATATCCGAGTCCAGGACCGACTAAAGTGGCTTTGGAGAAGCTGGGTGTAAAGGTTGGCGGGGTACGCTTGCCGCTAGTTGAGCTGAATGAACAGGAAAAGGCATTTGTCCATTCCTTGCTTGTTTAA
- a CDS encoding ribonuclease J, whose amino-acid sequence MTTKYRRLHVLAKSNHSVLIFALGGVGEIGKNMYVVQSEDDIVVIDAGLKFPEEEMLGIDMVIPDITYLEEHRDKVRGIIVTHGHEDHIGGLSYVLKHLNVPVYATKLTLGLIDAKLKEAGILNDTKRVLINGESEIVLGKMKATFFRVNHSIPDCVGVCLDTPEGYVVHTGDFKFDQTPVNQQTADLAKMAMIGDRGVLCLLSDSTNAERPGFTGSERSVGIAIKDVFSKSTGRIIVSTFASNVHRIQQVVDAAAQFNRKLTVVGRSMQNVINISRDLGYLFVPEGLIVDTDEINKLPAEQVVILSTGSQGEPMSALTRMARSAHRKIDILPGDTVIIAATPIPGNEKYVARTIDQLSRIGADVIYGGHGPNGTVHVSGHGSQEELRLMLNLMKPKYFIPIHGEYRMLKTHSLLAEQVGVPEENIFLLDNGDTVEISGGRARYGPKVHAGNVLIDGLGVGDVGNIVLRDRKLLSQDGILVVVVTLSKQNGTILSGPDIISRGFVYVRESEELLDEANRIVTQTLVKCMEENVNEWSSLKNNVKEALGRYLYEQTRRRPMILPIIMEV is encoded by the coding sequence ATGACAACTAAATATAGGAGGTTACACGTTTTGGCAAAGTCGAATCACTCTGTTCTCATTTTCGCCCTGGGCGGAGTCGGCGAAATTGGGAAGAACATGTACGTGGTACAAAGCGAGGATGACATCGTAGTGATTGATGCCGGATTGAAATTCCCAGAAGAGGAAATGCTGGGAATTGACATGGTTATTCCGGATATCACTTACCTCGAGGAGCATCGCGACAAAGTTCGAGGGATTATCGTGACGCACGGACACGAAGACCATATCGGTGGCCTCAGTTATGTACTGAAGCACCTGAATGTGCCAGTCTATGCGACAAAACTTACCCTGGGACTCATTGATGCAAAATTGAAAGAAGCGGGCATCCTAAATGACACCAAGCGCGTTTTGATCAACGGTGAATCGGAGATCGTCCTCGGCAAGATGAAAGCGACCTTTTTCCGAGTAAACCACAGCATTCCTGACTGCGTCGGGGTTTGCTTGGATACTCCAGAAGGGTATGTCGTCCACACGGGGGACTTCAAATTTGATCAAACGCCGGTAAACCAACAAACAGCCGATCTTGCGAAAATGGCGATGATTGGTGACCGTGGTGTATTGTGTCTTCTTTCCGATAGTACCAATGCTGAGCGGCCCGGTTTTACCGGATCGGAACGTTCCGTCGGCATTGCAATTAAGGATGTGTTCAGTAAATCGACTGGTCGCATCATCGTTTCTACATTTGCATCCAACGTACACCGGATTCAACAGGTCGTGGATGCCGCAGCACAATTCAACCGAAAACTGACGGTTGTCGGGAGAAGCATGCAAAACGTTATCAATATTAGTAGAGACTTGGGTTATCTTTTTGTACCTGAGGGCTTGATTGTTGATACGGATGAAATCAACAAATTACCCGCTGAACAAGTGGTTATTTTGTCAACTGGAAGCCAAGGAGAGCCCATGTCTGCGCTCACTCGAATGGCCCGATCCGCCCATCGGAAAATTGACATCCTTCCAGGAGACACTGTCATTATCGCGGCTACTCCCATTCCTGGGAATGAGAAATATGTAGCACGCACAATCGATCAACTTTCTCGCATCGGTGCCGATGTCATCTACGGCGGCCATGGACCAAATGGGACTGTCCACGTCTCCGGTCATGGTAGCCAGGAAGAACTGCGTCTGATGCTTAACCTGATGAAGCCGAAATACTTCATCCCGATTCACGGCGAATATCGGATGTTGAAAACACATTCGCTGTTGGCGGAACAAGTTGGCGTACCTGAAGAGAACATCTTCTTGCTGGATAACGGCGATACGGTGGAGATCTCTGGTGGCAGAGCTCGTTACGGTCCAAAAGTTCATGCAGGCAATGTCCTGATTGATGGTTTGGGCGTTGGAGATGTAGGAAATATCGTACTCAGAGACCGCAAATTACTATCTCAAGATGGAATTCTGGTAGTTGTCGTTACACTCAGTAAACAAAATGGCACGATTTTGTCTGGACCAGATATCATTTCCCGTGGATTCGTTTACGTTCGTGAATCTGAGGAGTTGCTGGATGAGGCCAATCGCATAGTGACCCAAACACTTGTCAAATGCATGGAAGAAAATGTGAATGAATGGTCATCTCTCAAAAATAATGTCAAAGAGGCGTTGGGACGTTATCTGTACGAACAGACTCGTCGCCGCCCGATGATTCTTCCGATTATCATGGAAGTTTAA
- a CDS encoding ClpP family protease has protein sequence MSKQQFTDFLNRPPFASSMMNKGSSPQPSPAEEQEPNTVPLTEAPGPEDPKKKLLDSISQLGQTNVPQLESNIYCMSIIGQVEGHIQLPPQNKTTKYEHLIPQLVAAEQNSKIEGVLVILNTVGGDVEAGLAIAEMVSSLSKPVVTLVLGGGHSIGVPIAVAGTYSFIAETATMTIHPIRLTGLVISVPQTFEYLDKMQDRVVSFIARHSKISEQQFRELMTRTGELTRDIGTNVIGADAVKYGLIDEVGGLGSALRKLNELMDQARNGEKEVLQ, from the coding sequence ATGTCGAAGCAACAATTTACCGATTTCCTAAATCGGCCACCTTTTGCAAGTTCCATGATGAACAAGGGAAGTTCTCCACAGCCTTCACCTGCTGAAGAGCAAGAACCGAATACGGTTCCGCTTACAGAAGCCCCAGGTCCCGAGGATCCGAAGAAAAAGCTGCTCGATTCCATATCGCAGTTGGGGCAGACAAATGTACCGCAATTGGAAAGCAATATCTATTGTATGAGTATCATCGGGCAAGTAGAAGGTCATATCCAATTACCACCGCAAAACAAAACAACCAAATATGAGCACCTTATTCCCCAATTGGTGGCTGCTGAACAAAACAGCAAGATTGAAGGAGTTCTAGTGATCCTCAATACGGTTGGCGGGGATGTAGAAGCGGGACTCGCGATTGCTGAGATGGTTTCATCGTTGTCTAAACCCGTAGTGACGCTCGTGCTAGGTGGAGGTCATAGCATTGGTGTACCAATCGCAGTGGCGGGTACATACTCGTTTATCGCCGAAACAGCCACGATGACGATTCACCCAATTCGCCTGACTGGTCTGGTCATTAGCGTCCCGCAGACATTCGAATATCTGGACAAAATGCAAGATCGCGTCGTCAGCTTTATTGCACGGCATTCCAAAATATCCGAGCAGCAGTTCCGAGAATTAATGACCCGCACGGGAGAACTGACACGAGATATCGGGACGAATGTGATTGGTGCTGATGCGGTCAAATACGGCCTGATTGACGAAGTAGGCGGTTTGGGCTCGGCCTTGAGAAAGCTCAATGAATTGATGGACCAGGCGCGTAACGGAGAAAAAGAGGTGCTTCAATGA
- a CDS encoding YlzJ-like family protein produces the protein MILHSVMPAETVFANMDAVEKQELKEVTYGHATMLVEQTGPFEGRIVRLISPDPQDYLKPHYAPGQIVRFLPDWN, from the coding sequence ATGATTCTTCACTCGGTCATGCCAGCTGAAACAGTGTTCGCCAATATGGACGCCGTAGAAAAGCAAGAGCTCAAGGAAGTGACATACGGCCACGCCACCATGTTGGTGGAACAGACAGGTCCATTTGAGGGGAGGATTGTGCGGTTGATCAGTCCGGACCCTCAAGACTACTTGAAACCACATTACGCACCTGGTCAGATTGTTCGCTTTCTACCGGATTGGAACTAG
- a CDS encoding FtsK/SpoIIIE family DNA translocase: MSRRKREQSQAALASVVKIELLGLIVIVLSLIGLLESGWLGKNVLAFLFRFIAGSWDFIIPVLLIGMAIHMMFTRKAPRLTYRVLGIVLIAVAIFTWDHLILYKQITADGKFAEQSIVRVTWDRLWLDHNQKVSTTGVGGGMIGALVFAICNGLVGMIGTGLVIVFLFLVGLMFLFNISYVNIVMFLRDRVAQMYGKAKDTVKDSVQLLQEESDKRKQEAKEAREARKAKQAAEADAAIVVPVIHDTHHSDSYDSHSSAPAEIPVVAPVIRDFTDRIALEDEEQPNAQANRPSSANKQEITFSLEGEEEIFGTLETGEAQPAAPYELPGLHMLSRPKSSGAGKDVDHTSNANKLVQTLKSFGVNATVSEVHRGPAVTRYEVQPATGVKVSRIVSLTDDLALALAAKDIRIEAPIPGKSAIGIEVPNSEVAVVSLREVLEAPQYQDAPGKLTVALGRDISGEPIVADLTKMPHLLVAGATGSGKSVCINGLIMSILFKASPEEVKLMMVDPKMVELNVYNGIPHLLAPVVTDPRRASVALKKVVAEMERRYNLFAKTGSRNIEMYNAQVEGTPLPYIVVIVDELADLMMVAPGEVEDAICRLAQMARASGIHLIIATQRPSVDVITGVIKANIPSRIAFGVSSMADSRTILDMGGAEKLLGRGDMLSLPMGASKPIRVQGAFVSDKEVEEVVRFVKEQQEVRYNEEMIPGDVQEEQQPVVDDELYDQAVQIVSEAQTASASLLQRRLRVGYTRAARLIDMMEAKGIVGPYEGSKPREVRLPRPSIESNIS, encoded by the coding sequence CTGAGTAGAAGAAAAAGAGAGCAGTCGCAAGCGGCATTGGCCTCAGTTGTCAAAATAGAATTGCTGGGGCTGATCGTGATTGTCCTATCCCTGATCGGATTGTTGGAGAGCGGGTGGTTAGGAAAAAACGTTCTTGCCTTTCTATTCCGATTTATTGCAGGTTCATGGGATTTCATTATTCCGGTCCTCTTGATCGGAATGGCGATTCACATGATGTTTACGAGAAAAGCACCACGATTGACGTACCGTGTATTAGGGATTGTCCTGATTGCAGTGGCGATCTTTACGTGGGATCACCTCATTCTTTACAAGCAAATTACGGCTGATGGAAAGTTTGCAGAGCAGAGCATCGTCCGAGTGACGTGGGACAGGTTATGGCTCGACCACAATCAGAAAGTATCGACGACCGGTGTCGGTGGAGGCATGATAGGTGCACTCGTTTTTGCCATCTGCAATGGCTTGGTCGGTATGATCGGAACAGGGCTCGTGATTGTCTTTCTGTTTTTGGTAGGCCTTATGTTCCTGTTCAATATTTCCTATGTGAACATCGTGATGTTCCTGCGTGACAGAGTAGCCCAGATGTACGGGAAGGCCAAAGATACGGTAAAAGATTCCGTACAGCTTTTGCAAGAGGAGAGTGACAAGCGCAAGCAGGAGGCAAAAGAAGCGCGGGAAGCACGCAAAGCGAAACAGGCAGCTGAAGCAGATGCCGCTATCGTGGTTCCGGTCATTCATGACACGCACCATAGCGATTCTTATGATTCCCACTCTTCAGCACCCGCTGAAATACCTGTCGTGGCTCCGGTGATTCGTGATTTTACAGATCGAATTGCTTTGGAGGATGAAGAGCAGCCGAATGCGCAGGCAAATCGGCCGTCATCCGCAAACAAACAAGAAATCACCTTCTCCCTCGAAGGGGAAGAAGAGATTTTTGGTACGCTTGAGACTGGTGAAGCGCAGCCAGCAGCGCCATATGAATTGCCAGGACTGCATATGCTTTCTCGCCCGAAATCAAGTGGAGCGGGAAAAGACGTGGATCATACTTCGAATGCAAACAAGCTCGTTCAGACATTAAAAAGCTTTGGAGTAAATGCGACTGTCTCTGAAGTGCATAGAGGACCAGCCGTAACACGATACGAGGTGCAGCCAGCAACTGGGGTAAAGGTAAGTAGAATCGTCAGTCTGACAGATGACTTGGCGTTGGCTTTGGCAGCGAAAGACATTCGGATCGAGGCGCCGATACCTGGTAAATCAGCAATCGGTATTGAAGTACCGAATTCAGAGGTCGCAGTGGTTTCTCTGCGAGAAGTGCTGGAGGCACCACAGTATCAGGACGCTCCAGGGAAGCTGACAGTGGCGCTGGGGCGAGACATTTCGGGTGAACCGATCGTGGCTGACCTGACCAAGATGCCCCATCTGTTGGTCGCAGGAGCGACGGGAAGCGGAAAATCCGTTTGTATCAACGGCTTGATCATGAGCATTTTATTCAAGGCAAGCCCTGAAGAAGTTAAGCTGATGATGGTAGACCCGAAAATGGTCGAGCTGAATGTTTACAATGGAATCCCACATCTGCTAGCTCCAGTCGTTACGGATCCTCGACGAGCTTCAGTTGCCCTTAAAAAAGTAGTGGCGGAAATGGAACGGCGCTATAATTTATTCGCAAAAACGGGTAGCCGCAATATTGAAATGTACAATGCACAAGTGGAGGGCACTCCGTTGCCTTACATCGTCGTCATCGTTGACGAGTTGGCGGATTTGATGATGGTGGCGCCTGGAGAAGTGGAGGACGCCATTTGTCGACTGGCTCAGATGGCTCGTGCATCTGGTATACATTTGATCATCGCTACACAGCGACCTTCCGTTGATGTTATTACAGGGGTAATCAAAGCGAATATCCCATCACGTATTGCCTTTGGTGTATCGTCGATGGCGGATTCCCGGACGATTTTGGATATGGGTGGCGCTGAAAAGCTGTTGGGAAGAGGCGACATGCTGTCCCTTCCAATGGGAGCTTCCAAACCAATCCGTGTTCAAGGGGCGTTTGTTTCCGACAAAGAAGTAGAGGAAGTTGTTCGCTTCGTGAAAGAGCAGCAGGAAGTTCGCTACAACGAAGAAATGATACCGGGAGACGTACAAGAAGAACAACAGCCCGTAGTCGATGATGAGTTGTATGATCAGGCTGTCCAGATTGTCTCCGAGGCACAAACTGCATCAGCTTCCTTGCTCCAGCGTCGACTTCGTGTCGGGTATACCCGTGCTGCACGCTTGATCGACATGATGGAGGCAAAAGGAATCGTAGGTCCATATGAAGGCAGTAAACCGAGAGAAGTAAGGCTTCCTCGTCCTTCCATCGAAAGTAATATATCTTGA
- a CDS encoding GntR family transcriptional regulator: protein MSIKGNVRSLCLLVMDKIKGDIESGQLRPGERLPSEAELSKQLGVSRATLREALRLLEEEKIVIRRHGVGTFINSKPVFSGGIGELFSVTDAIERQGYTAGTMILKTSFGESAEEERKKLSLNPGEGVLSVERIRTADGEPVVYCVDRIPAHLVPEGYTAVGESIFKWLESVTGLRIAYAVAEIEPMGYNEKVSNLLQCDKSTPLLLLKQIHYDESERPVLYSHNYFRADKIHFHVVRRRL from the coding sequence ATGAGCATCAAAGGGAATGTTCGATCGCTTTGTCTCTTAGTTATGGACAAGATCAAGGGAGATATCGAATCAGGTCAACTGCGTCCAGGTGAACGCCTCCCTTCCGAAGCCGAACTTTCAAAACAGTTAGGCGTTAGTAGGGCGACGCTTCGAGAGGCGCTACGTCTTCTAGAAGAAGAGAAGATTGTCATTCGCCGACACGGAGTAGGTACCTTTATCAATTCAAAACCTGTTTTTTCAGGAGGGATTGGGGAACTCTTTAGTGTGACGGATGCGATTGAGCGTCAGGGATATACAGCAGGAACGATGATCCTGAAGACATCCTTTGGCGAGTCTGCTGAAGAAGAGCGAAAAAAACTGTCACTGAATCCGGGCGAAGGCGTGTTAAGTGTTGAGCGCATTCGTACGGCTGATGGGGAGCCTGTGGTCTATTGTGTTGACCGCATTCCCGCACACCTGGTTCCTGAAGGCTACACAGCTGTAGGAGAGTCCATCTTTAAATGGTTAGAGAGTGTGACCGGATTACGCATTGCGTACGCCGTGGCTGAGATTGAACCCATGGGCTACAATGAAAAGGTTTCCAACCTGCTACAATGCGATAAATCTACTCCACTGCTCTTGCTAAAGCAGATTCACTACGACGAAAGTGAAAGGCCTGTGCTGTACTCCCATAACTACTTCAGGGCTGACAAAATTCACTTTCATGTCGTACGGAGACGGTTGTAA
- a CDS encoding BMP family lipoprotein, producing MKKVLSVLSVATLSLSIVLAGCGSKPEAQPQGQAGGSTGGAAGGAAPTVKIGMVTDVGGVNDNSFNQSAWEGLQKLQTELNLPKDNVNYLQSTSDAEYVPNLTQFVKDKWDLTWGIGFLMGDHLKKVADENKDAKLAIIDAEVDAPNVESVLFKEHEGSFLAGVVAAKMSKTKKVGFVGGVEIPVIKRFELGFEAGVKAVDPSVQVLKVYTGAFDKPDLGKSTASQMYGQGADIIFHASGGTGDGVFNEAKDRKAKGENVWVIGVDKDQSLTFGDDITLTSMVKRVDQAVFKVSKDLIDGKFEGGKIVWLGLAEDGVGLADTSKKNVPEDVLKLVDDYKQKIVKGEITVPEK from the coding sequence ATGAAGAAAGTTCTTTCTGTGCTGTCTGTGGCAACTCTCAGCCTTTCGATCGTTTTGGCTGGGTGTGGTAGCAAACCAGAAGCACAACCTCAAGGTCAAGCTGGCGGTTCGACTGGTGGAGCAGCTGGCGGTGCAGCACCAACTGTAAAAATCGGTATGGTAACGGACGTAGGTGGAGTGAATGACAACTCCTTCAACCAAAGTGCTTGGGAAGGTCTGCAAAAACTGCAAACCGAACTGAACCTCCCGAAAGACAATGTAAACTATCTTCAATCCACCAGCGATGCTGAGTACGTTCCAAACCTGACCCAATTTGTAAAAGACAAATGGGACCTGACTTGGGGTATCGGCTTCCTGATGGGAGACCACCTGAAAAAAGTGGCTGACGAAAACAAAGATGCGAAGCTGGCAATCATTGACGCGGAAGTTGACGCGCCAAACGTGGAATCCGTTCTTTTCAAAGAGCATGAAGGTTCCTTCCTCGCAGGGGTAGTAGCTGCGAAAATGTCCAAAACCAAAAAAGTTGGTTTCGTGGGTGGCGTTGAGATCCCAGTAATCAAACGTTTTGAATTGGGCTTCGAAGCTGGTGTGAAAGCAGTAGATCCAAGTGTTCAAGTACTGAAAGTATACACAGGTGCTTTTGACAAGCCTGACCTTGGTAAGTCCACAGCTTCCCAAATGTACGGTCAAGGTGCAGACATCATCTTCCACGCTTCCGGCGGAACTGGTGATGGCGTATTTAACGAAGCAAAAGACCGCAAAGCTAAAGGCGAAAATGTATGGGTAATCGGTGTTGACAAAGACCAATCCCTGACATTCGGCGATGACATTACCCTGACTTCCATGGTTAAACGTGTAGACCAGGCAGTATTCAAAGTTTCCAAAGACCTCATCGATGGTAAATTCGAAGGCGGAAAAATCGTATGGCTCGGTCTTGCTGAAGACGGTGTAGGACTGGCTGACACTTCCAAGAAAAACGTTCCTGAAGACGTACTGAAGCTGGTTGACGATTACAAGCAAAAAATCGTTAAAGGCGAAATCACTGTACCTGAAAAATAA